TCCGCGGCGATCGCAAAAATCCCGCGCTCAAGCTGCCGGACATGAAGGCGTACGCCGACCTGTACCAATACATGCGGCGTCTTTGGCAGCCGCGCGAAGAGGGCCGGTATGGTGGCGTGGTCGATCCGATGCTCCAGTGGGCCAAGCTCGAGACAGTGGCGCGCCGCACGCAGGTGATTCCGTGCCGAGCCGGCGTGCTGACGGCGGTCGTGGCGGCAAACGGCGACGTCAGTGTCTGCGAATTGCACGAGCCCCTGGGGAATCTCCGGACCAAGACGTTCTGGGAAATCTGGGACTCGCCCGCGGCCACGGCGTTGAGAAAGTCCATCGCCGACAAGCAGTGTCACTGCACGACCGAGGTGTTTCTCTGGCCGAGTATTGTCTTTCAGCCGTTGCCGCTGGCTCAGTCATTGGTCAGGGCCCAGGCGTGGAAACAGGTCAAGCCGCTTGAGCCCCACGAAAAGGCCGGTGGATGACAGACCGGATCGTCCTCGTCACGGGCGGCGCCGGTTTCCTTGGAGAACATGTCGCCCGGAGTCTTCTGGCTTCCGGTTCCCGCGTCCGCGTGTTTGACCACGCGCCCTCCCCCGCGTGGGCGGGCCTGGCCGGTCTCGAGTCTATTCAGGGGGACGTGCGCGACCGGGCGGCTCTGGTCCGGGCCGCTGCAGGCGTCTCGGCCATTGTTCATGCCGCCTTCGCTTCTCCCAGGCAGGACGCAAGTCTCATCACCGATGTGAATCTCAGAGGCACCGAAAACGTCTCGGCCGCCGCGGCGGCACACGGCGTCCGGCGGGTGGTGCTGGTCAGCTCGACCGTGGCCGGGTGGGCGCCGAGGCCGCATCCCTTCCTGCGCCATTCTCCGCTGAGCCGTCTCGACCTGTACCGTGCCACGCGGACGGAGGCCGAGGTCATGCTGGCCAGGGCCTCACCCGCGACATTTGCCGCCGCGATCGTGCGCCCGCAATCGTTCCTGGGTCCAGGCCGGCTCGGCGCCTTCGGGATCATCTTCGAGTTGATCAGGACCGGCGATCCCGTGCCAGTACTCGGCACTGGCGCTCACCGGTATCAACTACTTGGCGTGGACGATCTGGCTGAAGGGATCAGGCTGCTCGCAGCCACCGAGCACGAGGGAACATTTTTGTTCGGCGCCAACATTTTTGGCACGGTCAACGACGACCTCACAGCGCTTCTCGCGCATGCCGGTACGAACGCCACACTTCGACACATTCCGGCCGCACTGGCGCGACCAGCCCTCAGGGCCATCGAGCTCACCGGCATGGTCCCTCTCTCAGAGTGGCATCGGCACAGTGCCTGGGGGCACGACTCGGTTGCCGATACGACCCGGGCCCGACTCGAGCTTGGGTGGCGACCCGAGCGCAGCAACATTGAGGCACTGGTCAACGCGTATGACTGGTACGTCGAAACCGTCGCACGCACTGGAGATGCCCCACGCACGCACGCGGTACCACGTGCGCACCGAATGCTGCGTGGTCTGCTCTCGTTGCTGCCGCATGCCTGAACTGGTGCAGGGGAATGACATACTAGACGCCCCATGAGCGCAAGACTTTCGGTGGTCGTTCCCGTGTTCAACGACGCGGACGGACTTGTGCGGTGCCTCACCGCCATCACCGGCTCAGACTTCCGGGATTTCGAGTGTCTCGTGGTGGATGATGGCTCGACCGTGGCCATTGCCCCGGTGGTGGCCTCCTTTGGTGCTCGAGTGATCCGCGTGGATGATGGGCCCAAGGGGCCGGCCCACGCGCGCAACATCGGATCCGCGAGCGCGACCGGAGACATTCTGGTGTTTGTCGATGCCGACGTGGTGATTGCGCCCGGCACCCTGCGGGCCTTCGCCGCTACCTTCGACCGCGATCCCGATGTGGCTGCGGTCTTCGGGTCGTACGATGATGCTCCAGCTACGACGGATTTTGTGTCGCAGTACAAGAACCTCTTCCATCATTTTGTCCATCAACACGCAGGTGAGGAGGCGGCGACGTTCTGGAGCGGCTGCGGTGCAATCCGGCGCACAGTGTTTCACACCGCCGGCGGATTCGATGCGGTGCGGTACCCCCGGCCCTGCATCGAGGACATCGAGTTGGGCTACCGGTTGCGCGCCGCCGGGCACCGCATTCTTCTCAACAAACACATCCAGGTGAAACACCTGAAGCGCTGGACACTGCGCGGGATGGTGAAGACGGATGTGTTCGACCGAGGGGTTCCATGGACGCAGTTGATTCTTGAGCGCCGCCGGCTGCCGAACGACCTCAATCTGCAGTTCACCCAGCGCCTGAGCGCGATGCTGGCTTACTCGATGCTGGTGTATGTGGCACTCGCGGCCTTCTTTCACAACATCGTGTTGTTGCCGCTTATTGCCGGCCTGTTTATCATGGTGGTCGCCGCGATGGACTGGTCCAGCAAGTCGCCGCTGTTTCATCTGAACAGCCGCCGGTCAGAGTGGATTTGTTACGGCCTCATTGCCGTGATTGGCGCGCTGGCGGTGGCCCTGGATGAGCTTCGAATGCTCCCCCCACTCGCGGTGCTGCTCACGTCGATGGTTGCCGGGCGCTGGCTGCGCGCCACTGGCTGGTTCGGGAGACGGCTGCTCCTCGTCTTCGTCGTTGGTGCCCTGGCCACCATCATCGTCGTCTTATTGAGCCGGTTTTCGTTTCCCATCGTGGCGCCGTTGCTGGCAGCGGCCCTGCTGATTGTGCTGTTGAATTTCCGCCTGTACCTGTTCTTCATCCGCACGCGCGGCCACATGTTTGCGCTGGCGGCCCTCCCCATGCACCTCTTCTACTTCAGCTATGCCCTGGCGTCCCTGCTGATTGGCGTCGCGATGTTCGTGCGCGGCTCGCGGAACAGAGACCAGGCCGCAGCAGGGGCCGCCTAGGCGCGGCCGCGAAGAGGGGCCATC
This Acidobacteriota bacterium DNA region includes the following protein-coding sequences:
- a CDS encoding NAD(P)-dependent oxidoreductase, whose product is MTDRIVLVTGGAGFLGEHVARSLLASGSRVRVFDHAPSPAWAGLAGLESIQGDVRDRAALVRAAAGVSAIVHAAFASPRQDASLITDVNLRGTENVSAAAAAHGVRRVVLVSSTVAGWAPRPHPFLRHSPLSRLDLYRATRTEAEVMLARASPATFAAAIVRPQSFLGPGRLGAFGIIFELIRTGDPVPVLGTGAHRYQLLGVDDLAEGIRLLAATEHEGTFLFGANIFGTVNDDLTALLAHAGTNATLRHIPAALARPALRAIELTGMVPLSEWHRHSAWGHDSVADTTRARLELGWRPERSNIEALVNAYDWYVETVARTGDAPRTHAVPRAHRMLRGLLSLLPHA
- a CDS encoding glycosyltransferase family 2 protein yields the protein MSARLSVVVPVFNDADGLVRCLTAITGSDFRDFECLVVDDGSTVAIAPVVASFGARVIRVDDGPKGPAHARNIGSASATGDILVFVDADVVIAPGTLRAFAATFDRDPDVAAVFGSYDDAPATTDFVSQYKNLFHHFVHQHAGEEAATFWSGCGAIRRTVFHTAGGFDAVRYPRPCIEDIELGYRLRAAGHRILLNKHIQVKHLKRWTLRGMVKTDVFDRGVPWTQLILERRRLPNDLNLQFTQRLSAMLAYSMLVYVALAAFFHNIVLLPLIAGLFIMVVAAMDWSSKSPLFHLNSRRSEWICYGLIAVIGALAVALDELRMLPPLAVLLTSMVAGRWLRATGWFGRRLLLVFVVGALATIIVVLLSRFSFPIVAPLLAAALLIVLLNFRLYLFFIRTRGHMFALAALPMHLFYFSYALASLLIGVAMFVRGSRNRDQAAAGAA